A portion of the Cellulophaga algicola DSM 14237 genome contains these proteins:
- a CDS encoding zinc metallopeptidase: MYGYYILIGAIALVSWLVSRKLKSKFEQYSKIHLRNGMSGAEIAEKMLADNGIRDVKVISTPGMLTDHYNPSNKTVNLSEGVYNQRNASAAAVAAHECGHAVQHAQAYQWLGLRSKLVPIVNVTSSMSMWIVFGGLMLGAAAGFGIGYYVAVAGLVMMSFATIFSLVTLPVEYDASHRALAWLKNTNMLAPDEYAGAEDALKWAARTYLVAAIGSVATLAYWALQVFGGRR, from the coding sequence ATGTACGGATATTATATATTAATAGGAGCGATTGCATTAGTTAGTTGGTTAGTAAGCAGGAAGCTGAAAAGCAAATTTGAGCAATACTCAAAAATACATTTAAGAAATGGCATGAGCGGTGCAGAAATTGCTGAAAAAATGCTAGCGGATAATGGTATTCGTGATGTAAAAGTAATTTCTACACCGGGCATGTTAACAGACCATTATAATCCTTCAAATAAGACTGTAAATTTAAGTGAAGGGGTCTATAATCAGCGTAATGCTTCTGCGGCAGCAGTTGCGGCTCACGAATGTGGTCATGCGGTACAACATGCGCAAGCCTATCAATGGTTAGGCTTACGATCTAAATTAGTTCCTATTGTAAACGTTACCTCTAGCATGTCTATGTGGATCGTATTTGGTGGACTAATGTTAGGTGCAGCTGCTGGATTTGGAATTGGGTATTATGTCGCAGTCGCAGGTCTAGTTATGATGAGTTTTGCTACGATTTTTAGTTTAGTTACCTTACCCGTAGAATATGATGCAAGCCATCGTGCATTGGCATGGTTAAAGAATACAAATATGTTAGCTCCAGATGAATATGCTGGCGCAGAAGATGCTTTGAAATGGGCTGCAAGAACCTATTTAGTAGCGGCTATTGGTTCCGTTGCTACTCTTGCATATTGGGCTTTACAAGTATTTGGAGGAAGAAGGTAA
- a CDS encoding ArnT family glycosyltransferase, with translation MQKLPKLFIFILGIIFAINLIQSYFTDLIFDEAYYWHYAQHMAWGYFDHPPMVAFLIKLSSFFFDGELGVRFMSCLLSIGTLLFIWLVIDNPKKKDYVLHFFVLTFSMTLLNAYGFFTLPDTPLLFFTAAFLYVYKKFIAAPSILLSIILGLIMSALMYSKYHAVLVIIFVLISNIKLVLNKYAWLAVFVALLGYLPHFLWLYENDFVSVKYHLFERPNRAYDFNDYTVGFFLNLLALFGLTFFWIYKALWKTKGTDLFNKALLYLTYGTIIFFFISSFNRRIQTQWIIVISISLAILAFNYMLENENARKWIFRMGLVNIVLLIFIRFVLVFEEIAPIHYESHGNKEWAASISDRVGDTPVVFENSYRNAPMYEFYSGKTSFSLNNVMYRRNQYSIDDTESKVQHKKILYVSGYLKKGDIAVDLPKQKKGFGVYMNDFESFRKLRAILDESEISLKNKSDITLKIYNPYDFDIELSKLKYKVAYHTQYKRPEEIVPITPVPKDANITLLKAKDTVYYSFKLPPFKMENPGYFKIAISENGLQPGMNGDNIKLVN, from the coding sequence ATGCAGAAACTGCCGAAATTATTTATTTTTATCCTTGGAATTATTTTCGCGATCAATTTAATACAAAGTTATTTTACCGATTTAATTTTTGATGAAGCCTATTATTGGCATTATGCTCAACATATGGCCTGGGGTTATTTTGACCACCCACCCATGGTGGCTTTCTTAATTAAATTAAGTAGTTTTTTCTTTGATGGTGAGCTAGGCGTTCGGTTTATGAGCTGCTTACTTTCTATAGGTACACTTCTATTTATTTGGCTAGTAATAGATAACCCAAAAAAGAAAGATTATGTGCTACACTTTTTTGTCCTCACATTTTCAATGACTCTCTTAAATGCCTACGGCTTTTTTACCCTCCCAGATACACCCCTTTTATTTTTCACCGCTGCCTTTTTATATGTTTATAAAAAGTTCATTGCCGCCCCTTCTATCCTATTATCAATAATTTTAGGCTTAATTATGAGCGCGTTAATGTACAGTAAATACCACGCCGTTTTAGTGATTATATTTGTGTTAATTTCAAACATAAAATTAGTTTTAAACAAATATGCATGGCTAGCAGTATTCGTAGCATTACTAGGTTATTTGCCACACTTTTTATGGCTCTATGAAAACGATTTTGTATCCGTAAAATATCATCTATTTGAGCGCCCTAATAGGGCTTATGACTTTAATGATTATACCGTTGGCTTCTTTTTAAACCTTCTTGCCTTATTCGGGCTTACATTTTTCTGGATCTATAAAGCATTATGGAAAACTAAGGGGACAGATTTATTCAACAAAGCTTTATTGTACTTAACATACGGCACCATCATATTCTTCTTTATTTCTAGTTTTAATCGTCGCATACAAACGCAGTGGATAATTGTTATCTCTATATCACTAGCTATACTTGCTTTTAATTATATGTTAGAGAATGAGAATGCCAGGAAATGGATTTTTAGAATGGGATTAGTAAATATTGTTCTCCTTATATTTATACGTTTTGTGTTAGTGTTCGAAGAAATTGCACCTATACATTATGAGTCACACGGAAATAAAGAGTGGGCAGCATCTATTAGTGATAGGGTTGGCGATACTCCTGTAGTTTTTGAAAACTCTTATAGAAACGCACCTATGTATGAGTTTTACTCTGGAAAAACTTCGTTCTCATTAAATAATGTCATGTATCGAAGAAATCAATATTCCATAGATGATACCGAATCAAAAGTGCAACATAAAAAAATACTCTATGTTTCAGGCTATTTAAAAAAAGGCGACATCGCTGTTGATTTACCTAAACAGAAAAAAGGTTTTGGTGTTTACATGAATGATTTTGAATCTTTTAGAAAATTACGTGCTATTCTTGATGAAAGTGAGATTTCACTTAAAAATAAAAGCGACATCACTTTAAAAATTTACAACCCTTATGATTTTGATATTGAACTAAGTAAGTTAAAATACAAGGTTGCTTATCACACACAATACAAGCGCCCGGAAGAAATTGTGCCCATTACGCCAGTTCCAAAAGACGCAAACATTACGCTATTAAAAGCCAAAGACACCGTATATTACAGTTTTAAACTCCCACCATTTAAAATGGAAAATCCGGGCTATTTTAAAATTGCAATTAGTGAAAACGGACTTCAACCAGGGATGAATGGTGATAATATAAAATTAGTAAACTAA
- the pckA gene encoding phosphoenolpyruvate carboxykinase (ATP), producing the protein MDKIAKTISLIKYGITSENVHYQLSPDDLHKLTLEKGMGKEASSGALAVNTGEFTGRSPMDRFIVKDEVTNDKVWWGNVNIPFEPAAFDTLYDKVITYLNNKEIYVRDSYACADEDYKLNIRVINEYPWSNMFASNMFLRPTEQELVNFDPEWTVVNAPGFMADAEVDGTRQHNFAILNFTRKIALIGGTGYTGEIKKGIFSALNFILPVYKNTLPMHCSANVGKDGDTAIFFGLSGTGKTTLSADPNRKLIGDDEHGWTKENTIFNFEGGCYAKVINLSAENEPEIFGAIKKGALLENVVMDSQGVVDFEDISITQNTRVSYPIDHIENIQVPSIGENPKNIFFLTADAFGVLPPISKLTPSQAAYHFISGYTAKVAGTEAGVVEPTPNFSACFGAPFMPLHPTKYAEMLSKKMKDAGVNVWLVNTGWTGGPYGIGTRMKLKYTRAMITAALNGDLGLYSYDKYHIHSVFGVAQPRECPGVPTEVLSPRTTWNNDEKYYTTAFKLSNAFRENFKKFESDANEEIRRGGPQRYGF; encoded by the coding sequence ATGGATAAGATTGCGAAAACGATTTCGTTGATTAAGTATGGTATTACAAGTGAAAATGTACATTATCAATTATCACCAGATGATTTACATAAATTAACCCTAGAAAAGGGTATGGGGAAAGAAGCATCTTCTGGTGCTCTTGCGGTAAATACAGGTGAGTTTACCGGTAGGTCTCCTATGGATAGATTTATAGTAAAAGATGAAGTTACAAATGATAAAGTCTGGTGGGGCAATGTTAACATTCCTTTTGAGCCTGCTGCTTTTGATACCTTGTATGATAAAGTCATCACTTATTTAAATAATAAAGAAATTTATGTACGCGATAGCTATGCGTGTGCAGATGAAGATTACAAATTAAATATTAGGGTAATTAATGAGTACCCTTGGTCTAACATGTTCGCTAGTAATATGTTTTTGAGGCCAACAGAACAAGAATTGGTAAATTTTGATCCAGAATGGACGGTAGTGAATGCTCCTGGTTTTATGGCAGATGCTGAAGTAGATGGTACGCGTCAACACAATTTTGCAATTTTAAATTTCACTAGAAAGATTGCTTTAATTGGTGGTACAGGGTATACAGGAGAAATTAAAAAAGGAATTTTTTCTGCTCTTAATTTTATTTTACCGGTATATAAAAATACATTACCAATGCACTGCTCTGCAAATGTTGGGAAGGATGGCGATACTGCAATTTTCTTTGGACTATCGGGAACAGGGAAAACAACACTATCTGCAGATCCGAATAGAAAACTAATTGGTGATGATGAGCATGGTTGGACCAAAGAGAATACCATTTTTAATTTTGAAGGAGGGTGCTATGCTAAAGTAATAAACCTATCTGCAGAAAATGAACCAGAAATTTTTGGAGCAATTAAAAAAGGGGCGTTACTAGAGAATGTTGTTATGGACTCTCAAGGAGTTGTAGATTTTGAGGATATTTCTATTACTCAAAATACAAGAGTAAGTTACCCAATTGATCATATTGAAAATATTCAAGTACCTTCTATAGGTGAAAACCCTAAAAACATCTTTTTTTTAACGGCCGATGCTTTTGGGGTTTTGCCTCCAATTTCTAAGTTGACTCCTAGCCAAGCGGCTTACCATTTTATTTCTGGATATACGGCAAAAGTAGCTGGTACTGAGGCAGGAGTTGTAGAACCTACGCCTAATTTTTCTGCTTGTTTTGGAGCTCCATTTATGCCTTTGCATCCTACGAAGTATGCAGAGATGCTAAGTAAGAAAATGAAAGATGCAGGCGTTAATGTTTGGTTGGTAAATACAGGATGGACAGGTGGTCCTTACGGAATAGGAACACGTATGAAGTTGAAGTATACTCGTGCCATGATTACAGCAGCTCTAAATGGAGATTTAGGATTGTACTCTTACGATAAGTATCATATTCATTCTGTATTTGGCGTTGCACAGCCTAGAGAATGTCCTGGGGTGCCTACAGAAGTTTTAAGCCCTAGAACAACATGGAATAATGATGAGAAATATTACACAACAGCATTTAAGCTATCTAATGCTTTCCGTGAGAATTTTAAAAAGTTTGAATCGGATGCAAATGAAGAAATAAGACGTGGCGGACCACAACGCTACGGATTCTAA
- a CDS encoding uroporphyrinogen-III synthase gives MKVKTILVSQPEPKMENSPYSRLIDKEKVKVDFRPFIHVEGVDAKTVRQQKIDLNNFTAIILTSRNAVDHFFRIAEEMRFKVPDSMKYFCQSEAVAYYLQKYVVYRKRKIYVGKMNFQDLSTLFKKYKDEKFLLPSSDSLKPIVPETLDALGLNWTRGIFYKTVVSDLSDLKDVYYDILVFFSPSGIESLLKNFPDFEQKDTRIAVFGNSTVAAATDAGLRIDIKAPTPETPSMTMALQKYIAGLNKK, from the coding sequence ATGAAAGTAAAAACGATTTTGGTTTCACAACCAGAACCGAAGATGGAAAACTCTCCATATTCCCGACTTATTGACAAGGAAAAAGTAAAGGTAGATTTTAGACCTTTTATACATGTTGAAGGCGTAGATGCCAAAACTGTAAGGCAACAAAAAATTGATCTAAATAATTTTACTGCTATAATATTAACTAGCAGAAACGCTGTAGATCATTTTTTTAGAATTGCAGAAGAAATGCGCTTTAAAGTACCTGATTCGATGAAATATTTCTGTCAGTCAGAAGCTGTTGCTTATTATCTACAAAAATATGTAGTATACAGAAAGCGTAAAATATATGTAGGTAAAATGAATTTTCAAGATCTTTCTACTCTTTTCAAAAAGTATAAAGATGAAAAATTTTTACTACCATCTTCAGATTCTCTAAAACCGATTGTTCCTGAAACACTTGATGCATTAGGATTAAATTGGACCAGAGGTATCTTCTACAAAACTGTAGTTAGTGACCTTTCTGATTTGAAAGATGTGTATTATGATATTTTAGTATTCTTTAGTCCATCTGGAATTGAATCTTTATTAAAGAATTTCCCAGATTTTGAACAAAAAGATACTAGAATTGCCGTTTTCGGAAATTCTACCGTAGCAGCAGCTACCGATGCTGGCTTAAGAATAGACATAAAAGCTCCAACTCCTGAAACGCCTTCAATGACTATGGCGTTACAGAAATATATAGCAGGATTAAATAAAAAATAA
- a CDS encoding saccharopine dehydrogenase family protein, whose amino-acid sequence MLRKILITGAGKSTSYLLDYFLEKAIDEQLHVVIADLNPETIPAKFKNHSNFAVIKLDIFNTEKRQKAVQEVDIVVSMLPAHMHINIAKDCILFSKHLVTASYVSDEIKTLDKEAKEKGLVFMNEIGLDPGIDHMSAMQIIDGIKKKGGKMILFESFTGGLVAPESDNNLWNYKFTWNPRNVVVAGQGGTAQFIQEGTYKYIPYHKLFRRTEFVDIKGYGKFEVYANRDSLKYREAYGLNDILTLYRGTMRRVGFSKAWNMFVQLGLTDDSYTIENSEGMAYREFVNLFLPYSPTDSVELKLRYYLKIDQDDIMWEKLLELDLFSADKKIALKNATPAQILQNILEDSWTLADEDKDMIVMYHKFGYELNGVKKQIDANMVVIGENRSHTAMAKTVGLPVAIATLLILNKKITRAGIQIPLQEEVYTPILKELEAYGIIFNEEEVPYLGYNPNTVAS is encoded by the coding sequence ATGCTGCGTAAAATTCTAATTACTGGTGCTGGTAAGTCCACATCATATCTATTAGATTACTTTTTAGAAAAAGCAATTGATGAACAATTACATGTTGTCATTGCAGATCTAAATCCGGAGACTATACCTGCAAAATTTAAAAATCATTCAAATTTCGCTGTTATAAAACTAGACATCTTCAATACAGAAAAACGCCAAAAAGCAGTACAAGAAGTAGACATCGTTGTATCCATGCTACCAGCGCATATGCACATTAATATTGCCAAAGACTGTATCTTATTTAGCAAACACCTAGTTACCGCTTCATATGTTAGTGATGAAATTAAAACTTTAGATAAAGAAGCTAAAGAAAAAGGGCTTGTATTCATGAACGAAATTGGTCTAGACCCAGGTATTGACCATATGAGCGCCATGCAGATCATTGATGGAATTAAAAAGAAAGGGGGCAAAATGATATTGTTTGAATCTTTTACAGGAGGATTAGTAGCCCCTGAGAGCGATAACAATTTATGGAATTATAAATTTACTTGGAACCCTAGAAACGTAGTCGTAGCAGGTCAAGGTGGTACGGCACAATTTATTCAAGAAGGAACTTATAAGTATATTCCATACCACAAACTATTTAGAAGAACAGAGTTTGTAGATATTAAAGGGTATGGCAAATTTGAAGTCTACGCTAATAGAGACTCCTTAAAATACCGCGAAGCTTATGGCCTCAATGATATTCTCACATTATACAGAGGAACTATGAGACGTGTAGGTTTCTCTAAGGCTTGGAATATGTTTGTGCAATTAGGTTTAACAGACGATAGCTATACCATTGAAAACTCTGAAGGAATGGCCTATAGAGAATTTGTGAATTTATTTCTACCCTATTCTCCTACTGACTCCGTAGAATTGAAACTTAGGTATTATCTAAAAATAGATCAAGATGATATTATGTGGGAGAAATTACTGGAACTTGACTTATTTAGCGCTGACAAAAAAATTGCCCTTAAAAATGCAACTCCAGCACAAATACTACAAAATATACTTGAAGATAGCTGGACTCTTGCAGACGAAGACAAAGATATGATAGTGATGTATCATAAATTTGGTTATGAATTAAACGGGGTTAAAAAACAGATTGATGCCAACATGGTGGTCATAGGCGAAAATAGAAGCCATACGGCTATGGCTAAAACAGTAGGCCTACCTGTTGCGATTGCTACTTTATTAATTTTAAATAAAAAAATTACGCGCGCAGGAATACAAATTCCACTACAAGAAGAAGTATATACCCCTATTTTAAAAGAACTAGAAGCTTACGGAATTATATTTAATGAGGAAGAAGTACCTTACTTGGGATACAATCCAAACACGGTTGCTAGTTAG
- a CDS encoding dihydroorotase — MSKFLIKNATIVNENKLEVADILIQDDIIQKIATDISDATATVIDASGKYIFPGIIDDQVHFREPGLTHKGDIASESRAAVAGGITTFMEQPNTNPQTTTIDKLEEKFAMGANSSYANYSFLFGGTNDNLEELKKLDRNACSGVKLFLGSSTGNMLVDNEEVIEKIFRNTEMVISAHCEDETTIKNNLAKYKEQYGDNIPMEYHPLIRSAEACYLSSSKAIALAKQTGARFHVFHLSTGIETSLFRNDIPLKEKKITAEVCLHHLWFSDEDYKTKGSLIKWNPAVKSAEDRDQLWDAFLDDRIDVLATDHAPHTMEEKDNVYTKAPSGGPLVQHALPAMLEKYHQGKISLEKIVEKMCHNPAILFEIDRRGYVREGYYADLVLVDLKDSWTVSKANIAYKCGWSPFEGSTFQSNISHTFVNGHLAYENGNFSKKRNAKRLTFNR, encoded by the coding sequence ATGAGTAAGTTTTTAATAAAGAATGCTACTATCGTCAATGAAAATAAGCTAGAAGTAGCAGATATTCTTATTCAAGACGATATTATTCAAAAGATTGCTACTGATATTTCAGATGCTACAGCTACGGTTATTGATGCCTCTGGAAAATATATTTTTCCCGGAATTATTGATGATCAAGTTCATTTTAGAGAACCAGGATTAACCCATAAGGGAGATATAGCTAGTGAAAGTAGGGCAGCTGTTGCAGGAGGGATTACAACCTTCATGGAGCAGCCAAATACCAACCCACAAACAACAACTATAGATAAATTAGAAGAAAAATTTGCGATGGGCGCTAATAGCTCGTATGCTAATTATTCATTCTTATTTGGGGGGACCAATGATAATCTAGAGGAACTTAAAAAATTAGATAGAAATGCCTGTTCTGGGGTAAAATTATTCTTAGGATCGTCTACTGGTAATATGTTAGTAGATAATGAGGAGGTCATAGAAAAAATATTCAGAAATACAGAAATGGTGATCTCGGCACATTGTGAAGATGAAACCACCATAAAAAATAATCTGGCCAAATACAAGGAGCAGTATGGAGATAATATCCCTATGGAATACCATCCTTTAATACGAAGTGCAGAAGCTTGTTATCTGTCATCATCTAAAGCAATAGCCCTAGCCAAACAAACAGGAGCAAGATTTCATGTGTTTCATTTGTCTACAGGAATAGAGACTTCACTTTTTAGGAATGATATTCCTTTAAAAGAAAAGAAAATTACTGCCGAGGTGTGTTTGCATCATTTATGGTTTTCTGATGAAGATTATAAAACTAAGGGTAGTTTAATTAAATGGAATCCTGCAGTAAAATCCGCAGAAGATAGAGATCAATTATGGGATGCTTTTTTAGATGACCGTATTGATGTTTTAGCAACAGATCATGCGCCGCATACTATGGAGGAGAAAGATAATGTGTATACTAAAGCACCGTCAGGCGGGCCGTTGGTTCAGCATGCATTGCCAGCTATGTTAGAGAAGTACCATCAAGGTAAAATAAGTTTAGAGAAGATTGTAGAGAAAATGTGTCATAACCCAGCTATTTTATTTGAAATAGATCGCAGAGGTTATGTGCGTGAGGGGTATTATGCAGATTTAGTTTTGGTAGATTTAAAAGATTCTTGGACGGTTTCTAAAGCAAATATTGCCTATAAATGTGGTTGGTCTCCTTTTGAAGGAAGTACCTTTCAGTCAAATATATCGCATACTTTTGTAAACGGACATTTAGCTTATGAAAACGGAAATTTTTCTAAGAAACGCAATGCTAAACGTCTTACATTCAATAGATAA
- a CDS encoding polyprenol monophosphomannose synthase gives MIDSLVIIPTFNEIENIEAIIKAVFDLEKEFHVLIVDDNSPDGTASKVMELQKAFPGKLFLEVRKEKAGLGTAYIHGFRWALANHYEFIFEMDADFSHTPADLTRLYQACVDGADLAVGSRYIKGVNVVNWPLHRVLLSYGASFYVKIITGMRVHDPTAGFICYKRRVLENIDLSAIHFVGYAFQIEMKFRAHLNKFKIVEVPIIFTDRVLGKSKMNSSIVREAIFGVIKMKWMSFFRKNKFKS, from the coding sequence ATGATCGATAGTCTTGTAATTATTCCAACTTTTAACGAAATTGAAAACATAGAAGCTATAATTAAAGCTGTTTTTGATTTGGAGAAGGAGTTTCATGTGTTAATTGTTGATGATAATTCACCAGATGGAACTGCGAGTAAGGTTATGGAGCTACAAAAAGCCTTTCCAGGAAAACTATTTTTAGAAGTTAGAAAAGAAAAAGCAGGTTTAGGCACGGCTTATATTCATGGCTTTAGATGGGCATTAGCAAACCATTATGAATTTATTTTTGAAATGGATGCTGATTTTTCACATACCCCGGCCGATCTTACGCGCCTTTATCAAGCTTGCGTAGATGGGGCAGATCTGGCAGTAGGATCTAGATATATTAAAGGTGTTAATGTTGTTAACTGGCCTCTACATCGTGTATTGTTGTCTTATGGAGCATCATTCTATGTAAAAATTATTACAGGAATGCGAGTTCATGATCCTACAGCGGGCTTTATTTGTTATAAAAGAAGAGTTTTAGAAAATATAGATTTATCTGCGATTCATTTTGTAGGCTATGCTTTTCAAATAGAAATGAAATTTAGAGCGCATTTAAACAAATTTAAGATTGTAGAAGTGCCTATTATTTTTACCGATCGTGTATTGGGAAAATCAAAAATGAATTCTTCTATAGTTCGAGAAGCTATTTTTGGCGTAATCAAAATGAAATGGATGAGCTTTTTTAGAAAAAATAAATTTAAATCATGA
- a CDS encoding Lrp/AsnC ligand binding domain-containing protein, protein MKSAKENVKIDGIDKKILRFLMSDARKPVLEIARNIGISGAAIHQRLRKLENSGLIAGSKFVINPKVLGFSTMAYVGIYLDKAMSNPVAVKQLEKIPEILECHYTTGNWSILIKVLCRDNEHLMQVLNNKIQQIDGVSRTETFISLDQQIERQITI, encoded by the coding sequence ATGAAATCAGCTAAAGAAAATGTAAAAATTGATGGAATAGATAAAAAGATATTACGTTTTCTAATGTCTGATGCCCGTAAACCTGTTCTAGAAATAGCTAGAAACATAGGTATTTCTGGCGCTGCTATTCATCAAAGGCTCCGGAAACTAGAAAATTCAGGACTTATTGCAGGGTCAAAATTTGTAATTAATCCAAAAGTACTTGGGTTTTCTACGATGGCTTATGTGGGTATTTATTTAGATAAAGCAATGAGCAACCCAGTCGCTGTAAAACAATTAGAGAAAATTCCTGAAATTCTTGAATGTCATTACACTACAGGAAACTGGTCTATTTTAATTAAGGTATTATGTAGAGATAATGAGCACTTAATGCAGGTTTTAAACAATAAGATTCAACAGATTGATGGGGTATCAAGAACGGAAACTTTTATTTCGCTAGATCAACAAATAGAACGCCAAATAACGATATAA
- a CDS encoding DUF4271 domain-containing protein, with protein sequence MKEVLLRTIENVDWITLILCCSIATMVLAKKIYYGRFANFIILPFNNKYIFLYNKKDKLSHWFTIFLSIFQLLNFALFLYYLDSIFHVTQRSTTPFSYMITLGVLIAFFFSKLILHLCNAFVFNIQGAISEFLFKKISYFNYSSLVMFIANILLTYIVKDSKIVIYISVLLIITINTLGWVTAIRNHQKLITNNFFYFILYLCTLEIAPLVLLGDYFKD encoded by the coding sequence ATGAAAGAGGTTTTACTAAGAACAATCGAAAACGTAGACTGGATTACCCTTATCTTATGTTGTAGCATTGCCACAATGGTTCTAGCTAAAAAGATTTACTACGGTAGATTTGCAAATTTTATTATTTTACCTTTCAACAATAAATATATCTTTCTCTATAATAAAAAAGACAAACTATCGCATTGGTTCACTATTTTTCTTTCTATTTTTCAATTGCTGAATTTTGCTTTATTTTTATATTATTTAGATTCAATTTTTCACGTAACTCAACGTAGTACCACTCCTTTTTCTTACATGATTACGCTAGGAGTCCTAATTGCTTTTTTCTTTTCTAAATTAATACTACATCTATGTAATGCCTTTGTTTTTAACATCCAAGGAGCTATTAGCGAATTTTTATTTAAAAAAATATCTTACTTTAATTACAGTAGTTTAGTAATGTTCATTGCGAATATTCTTCTTACTTATATCGTAAAAGATTCAAAAATTGTAATTTATATAAGTGTATTGTTAATTATAACAATTAACACCCTAGGATGGGTTACTGCGATAAGAAATCATCAAAAATTAATTACCAATAATTTTTTCTATTTTATTTTGTACCTTTGCACACTCGAAATAGCACCCTTAGTGCTTTTAGGAGATTACTTTAAAGACTGA
- a CDS encoding DUF423 domain-containing protein — MNKTIFTTGILFGTLAVVLGAFGAHGLKNLISVEAVASYNTGVTYQMYHALLLLILSGVSKIQEKDKKLIYWMFTIGIIFFSFSIYLLATNSLFSFNFKSIALLTPIGGMLLIVGWVLLGFRYYKENY, encoded by the coding sequence ATGAACAAAACAATTTTTACTACAGGAATATTATTTGGGACACTTGCAGTGGTACTTGGCGCATTTGGGGCACATGGTTTAAAAAATTTGATAAGTGTAGAGGCGGTAGCATCTTATAATACGGGAGTTACCTATCAAATGTATCATGCATTATTACTTTTAATTCTTTCAGGAGTTAGTAAAATTCAAGAAAAAGATAAGAAGCTAATTTATTGGATGTTTACGATCGGGATAATTTTCTTTTCTTTTTCTATTTATTTATTAGCAACAAACAGCTTGTTTTCTTTCAATTTTAAGTCCATTGCGTTGCTTACACCTATCGGTGGGATGCTATTAATTGTAGGTTGGGTTTTACTTGGTTTTCGCTATTACAAAGAAAATTATTAG